One genomic segment of Trichoplusia ni isolate ovarian cell line Hi5 chromosome 5, tn1, whole genome shotgun sequence includes these proteins:
- the LOC113493800 gene encoding m7GpppN-mRNA hydrolase-like: MGSTAGNGNQGEHSIPIDILDDLCSRFIINLPPEDRGNLVRICFQIELAHWFYLDYYCTDETTRLNPCGIREFAAHIFQHVPQLREHVSSLDAVLDNWREYKQTVPTYGAILLDTDLTHVLLVQSYWTKASWGFPKGKVNEDEEPWKCAAREVLEETGFDISKLINKNDFIEAIIHEQIVRLYIIGFIPRDTKFQPRTRNEIKACEWFPLADLPANKKDMTPKVKMGVSPNAFFMVLPFVKRMRRWVAERNSKVFTNTRRTRHKSMGDIESSISKNKNKSISQGLQNEIQEFQQQNPVPFKNHSNNHGNGHGNGHSNGNSHGNGHSNGNGHGNGHGNGHGNGNGHNNHGSGQANHSNGQGNNHVNSHGNSHGNSHGNSHGSSAKNTPNQNSSRKDRKVAKRQLFTPQNTMPSNFSPVQKDNSPNNESQDDAFFNFVAPSWANFKFDRRAILDCLT; the protein is encoded by the exons ATGGGATCAACTGCTGGTAATGGAAATCAAGGGGAACATTCTATACCTATTGATATATTAGATGACCTATGCAG CCGCTTCATAATAAACTTGCCACCAGAAGACCGAGGTAACCTGGTCCGAATATGTTTTCAAATAGAGTTGGCGCACTGGTTCTACTTAGATTATTACTGCACTGATGAGACCACCAGGCTAAACCCCTGTGGTATTAGGGAGTTTGCGGCACATATTTTTcaa CACGTCCCGCAACTCCGCGAGCACGTGAGCAGCCTGGACGCGGTGTTGGACAACTGGCGCGAGTACAAGCAGACAGTGCCGACGTACGGGGCCATCCTGCTCGACACCGACCTCACGCACGTGCTGCTCGTCCAGTCATACTGGACCAAGGCCTCCTGGGGCTTCCCTAAGGGAAAGGTCAATGAAGACGAGGAGCCATGGAAGTGTGCTGCTAGAGAG GTCCTTGAGGAGACAGGTTTTGATATTAGTAagctaataaacaaaaatgacttCATAGAAGCAATAATACACGAACAAATTGTCCGCCTATATATAATCGGGTTTATACCTCGAGACACCAAATTTCAACCGAGAACAAGGAATGAGATTAAGGCCTGTGAGTGGTTCCCGTTGGCCGACTTGCCGGCAAACAAGAAAGATATGACCCCAAAGGTCAAAATGGGGGTGAGCCCTAACGCTTTCTTCATGGTGCTACCATTTGTAAAACGTATGCGACGCTGGGTCGCTGAAAGGAACTCAAAGGTGTTCACTAACACGCGGAGAACTCGCCACAAATCTATGGGTGACATAGAGTCGTCTATTAGTAAGAATAAGAACAAAAGCATTTCTCAGGGTCTGCAGAATGAAATACAAGAGTTTCAACAACAGAACCCTGTGCCGTTTAAGAACCATTCCAATAATCACGGCAATGGCCACGGAAATGGCCACAGCAATGGCAACAGTCATGGAAATGGCCACAGCAATGGCAACGGCCACGGCAATGGACATGGTAACGGCCATGGAAATGGTAACGGCCATAATAACCATGGTTCTGGTCAAGCAAACCATTCCAACGGCCAAGGAAATAACCATGTTAATAGTCACGGGAATAGCCATGGAAACAGTCACGGCAACAGTCATGGCAGTTCTGCTAAAAATACTCCTAATCAAAACTCTTCTAGAAAGGACAGGAAGGTTGCTAAGCGTCAGCTGTTTACGCCGCAGAACACCATGCCAAGCAACTTTTCCCCGGTGCAGAAGGACAACAGTCCAAATAACGAATCTCAGGATGACGCGTTCTTCAACTTTGTGGCTCCCTCGTGGGCCAACTTCAAGTTCGACAGGCGAGCCATCCTTGACTGCCTTACTTGA
- the LOC113493804 gene encoding FAM172 family protein homolog CG10038: MSHKHFNKLKVFLASSILPKRIWSQTSSQSYCAAKLKNMDAVKSMKDLGYAFNADGQLRKVDADGQPTDEPFQFNVSNQHQECQAHYEELGNVVTDYVYHLMENELNLARLPVPKDSQAGTFIFGSKDYDQKDVLLILIHGSGAVRAGQWARSLIINDNLDMGTQIPYIKKALSKDYGVLVLNPNDNCLPNGKKIPHSSTGEEHTIYVWNTYIKNTKATSIAVVAHSYGGVLSVTLADQLKKEFEKRVKAIAFTDSVHVYSNIKITKYLKEVARNWISSPTPLDTPMNTPEFDIPRVSAGHQKHEMTSYSCMESVFKFIEEKVSKQ; encoded by the exons atgtcacacaaacattttaataaacttaaagttTTCCTTGCGTCTAGTATTTTACCGAAACGAATTTGGTCACAAACATCCAGCCAAAGTTATTGTGcagcaaaattgaaaaatatggaCGCAGTCAAATCGATGAAGGACTTGGGATACGCCTTTAATGCCg ATGGCCAATTACGTAAAGTTGATGCGGACGGGCAGCCAACTGATGAACCATTTCAATTTAATGTTAGTAATCAGCATCAGGAATGCCAAGCTCACTATGAGGAGCTGGGCAATGTGGTCACAGACTATGTTTACCatttaatggaaaatgaatTGAACCTGGCAAGGTTGCCAGTACCAAAGGACTCACAAGCCGGCACATTTATATTTGGTTCCAAGGATTATGATCAGAAAGATGTGTTGCTAATCCTTATTCATGGCTCTGGAGCAGTTCGTGCTGGACAATGGGCTAGATC GCTCATTATAAATGACAACTTAGACATGGGAACACAAattccatacataaaaaaagcATTATCCAAAGACTATGGAGTATTGGTACTAAATCCTAACGACAACTGTTTGCCAAACGGCAAAAAGATACCGCACAGCAGTACAGGTGAAGAACACACAATATATGTATGGAATACCTACATCAAGAATACTAAAGCAACATCTATAGCCGTTGTTGCACATAGTTATGGTGGTGTATTATCTGTCACATTAGCAGACCAACTAAAGAAAGAGTTTGAGAAGAGAGTCAAAGCTATTGCATTCACAGATTCTGTGCATgtgtattcaaatataaaaattactaaGTATTTAAAAGAG GTAGCTAGAAACTGGATATCAAGTCCAACTCCACTAGACACTCCAATGAATACTCCTGAATTTGACATACCAAGAGTTTCAGCTG GACATCAAAAACACGAAATGACATCATACTCATGCATGGAATCAGTTTTCAAATTCATTGAGgaaaaagtttcaaaacaataa
- the LOC113493803 gene encoding syntaxin-18 produces MDITPLFRAYIKTVKTRNKAFGIQSPVSDDKQRILRTKPKTAFMITAKDITSQITRLRDFLLQHREKYLSFYDNVVENEMTDAERDQIDTGAQRIINTCSHLLKEFRNDNRKVTVAPQMKEYMEAVADLIDMYLKAVCKIHSELKALRVKRTLVMRKLSRLELPQTKSNIPNPFIVGKAGEKDTDKLLEKETEELEETDNPKKMDLNENDVAVLADEELSAEELQMFESENVQLLNELNSMTEEVKAIESKVLHIAELQEIFTEKVLQQEQDIDRISNTVVGSTENVKDANEQIKQAIQRNAGLRVYVLFFLLVMSFSLLFLDWYNE; encoded by the exons ATGGATATTACACCGTTATTCAGGGCATAcataaaaacagttaaaactcGCAATAAAGCTTTTGGGATTCAAAGTCCTGTAAGCGACGATAAACAGCGTATACTGCGAACGAAGCCAAAGACGGCTTTCATGATCACAGCGAAAGATATTACTTCGCAAATCACAAGGCTACGGGATTTCCTGCTGCAGCACCGAGAGAAGTACTTGAGTTTCTACGATAATGTCGTAGAAAATGAGATGACTGATGCGGAGAGAGATCAAATAGACACAGGAGCGCAAAGAATTATCAATACATGCTCTCACTTGCTTAAAGAGTTTAGGAATGACAATCGGAAAGTCACAGTCGCTCCTCAGATGAAAGAATACATGGAAGCAGTCGCTGATCTTATAGACATGTATTTAAAAGCTGTGTGTAAGATACACAGTGAGCTAAAAGCTCTGCGTGTTAAACGAACATTAGTAATGCGTAAACTATCACGTTTGGAGCTTCCACAGACAAAGTCAAACATTCCAAATCCCTTCATAGTAGGGAAAGCAGGTGAAAAAGACACTGACAAACTCCTAGAGAAGGAAACAGAAGAGTTGGAGGAGACTGATAATCCAAAAAAGATGGATTTGAATGAGAATGATGTGGCGGTGTTAGCTGACGAGGAGCTTAGTGCTGAAGAGCTGCAGATGTTTGAATCAGAGAATGTGCAGCTCCTGAATGAGCTAAATAGCATGACGGAGGAAGTGAAAGCTATAGAGAGCAAAGTTCTGCACATTGCTGAATTACAGgaaatatttactgaaaag GTGTTACAACAAGAGCAAGATATAGACCGAATATCCAACACAGTTGTGGGGTCCACAGAAAACGTTAAGGATGCCAATGAACAAATAAAGCAAGCCATACAAAGGAATGCTGGTCTTAGGGTTTATGTACTTTTCTTCTTACTAGTCATGTCATTCAGTCTTCTTTTCTTAGATTGGTATAATGAATAA